The DNA region CACCATTATTCAACTTCCCAAAGTCACAACTTCAATGCTATGGTGAATCTGTATATTCCACATCTTCAGATTTACTAAGCAAATGCAACACTGGAATAACTCCAATTGAGAGACTCATATCTGTTGTAACATGTAGCATATCGACCACGCGCCCTCCGATTTTCGGCCTCGCTCCTTACAATCCTGTTCTCGGAGAGACTCATCATGTTTCCAAGGGAAATCTCAATGTCCTACTAGAACAGGTTGCGCACCATCCTGCTGTTTCTGCTCTCCATGCAACGGATCAGAAGGAAAACGTCGAGATGATATGGTGTCAGTATCCTGTCGCGAAGTTTAATGGTACTTCGGTGGAGGCGCAGGTGCACGGGAAGAGGAGACTGAAGCTTCTTAATCATGGAGAGACATATGAAATGAATTCGCCAAATTTGTTTATAAGGATTCTTCCGGTTCCCGGAGTTGATTGGGTTGGGAATGTGGATATCAGTTGTGTAGAAACTGGTCTCGCGGCGGAGTTATGTTATATAAGTCAATCTTTCTTTGGATTTGGTGGAAGTAGAAGAGTCATAAAAGGGAAGATTATTGATTCATCGACGTCTAAGATTCTATATAAAGTTAATGGACATTGGGATAGGTATGTGTATGTTTCTCACATTGTAATATTTTGATGATTATGTTCCTAATACTATAATATGATGCAGTACTGTAACATTGAAGGATACAAATAATGGAGAAGAAAGGGTGATATATGATGCTAGAGAAGTCATTTCAAGACTTCAAACTCCGAGCGTTAAGGATGCAGAGGTAATGAACAATAAGTCAGTCTCTACAGTTGCGTGCAGAGGATAACAATATTTTTttatgcaaatgtatgaatgtGAAGGTGTACATTTTCCTGAATTGAATTTGAGATTTTCTTGTGCTTGTTTTATCAGAGTGTGTGGCAAACTGAATCAGCTCTGATATGGAGTAAGTTAAGCCAGGCCATCTTAAACAAAGACTGGGAAAAAGCAAGAGAAGCAAAGAAATGTGTGGAAGAAAAACAAAGGGAGGAATTGAGAGAAAGAGAGTCCAAAGGAGTAACTTGGGTTCCAAAACATTTCACTATTTCTCAAAGCAAAGAAGGGGATTGGGACTGTTTACCTATTCAAAAGTGGGTCCCGGACTCTCCTATCGTTACATTGTAATATATATATGTGCGCGTACGAAAAATATGAAAATTACGGTGAGACAGAAACTACACATATCTACTTCTCAAAATGACGGTGAAAGAAGTCTCGTGATATAGTTTACCAATTCAAGAGTACTATAATATTAGTACAATTTTATTAAACTATCAATTGGATGAGTTATTGTCAAAGTCATCATTAGTTAGGCCAACCAATCTCTCTATAAACTAAAGTGTACCACATGTTGGTTGGTTCTTAGAAGGAACAAATTTTGTCTCTAAGTACATGTTTGGATACCATACTCTTAACAAAATATTTGAGTTCAATTCTGTCCTTTTCTTTAGACTTTAAATATCATATCATAGTTTTAAATTTTGCTATGAACTTTTACATTACAAAACAAAAAATGCAGGAAAATGCCTACTAGCAGTTGCAAAGACCTCAAAAGTCTTTATATTGCAATTGCAAATGCATTCCACAATTTTAAACCATGTATACATATGAAGTAGTTAAAATTTATAAGTTTTGTATATTCTAATTATACAATATATAAACTTTACAATGTACCAAAAATATTACAAATTTCACTAACTGAAAAATCTCTTAATCTTATAAATTTTAATTACATAGATGATCGCATGGATTAAAAAGTTCAGAGATAATCCGGCGTCGGAATTGGTGCAGTAATCACATTGTACGTTAATCGGGATTTCAAATTAATGATAGAGATGATCAAATACTAACAAACACTTAACATGAAATCTACAAACTGAAATTAAACATTATTCATAGAAATATAAAGCACAAGAAATATTCAAAAGAAATTTGTCTCAGTTTTTGTTTTTCTTTCAATCAATAGATTCATCAAACAACCTAACATGCTTTCTTTCTCTCTTGTATTACCTCAATCCAAGAACATTAAGCAAACTTCATTGATTTTCTTTCAAATCTGATTCACTACTCCTATTGAATGACTTCTCTCTAATAGTATCCAACAGAGGTCTCCATAACCGCCCTCTACACGTGCTCCGTCCTCCATACGCCATACCAAATTGCTCAGCCCCCGCGACTCTTCCGGGACTCATCGACGGAGAACTCCAAATACTGCTCAAACCATCTTGGTTTGACAAAGGAACACCTTTCAATAACTTTTTACCTTCACACCTACTAGTCTTCGCCTTCGCAGTGAGCCTTTTCGCCAGCGAAGCCAAATCCACAGGCGAAACATCAGCTTGTAGAATCGAATACGGTAGCATGAAGTAAACATTTCCAGGTTGAAGTTGTGTATCTCCTTTCAATGGTTTAGAACAAGACGAAAGAAGTTGAAGAGATGTACAAACAAAATGAGTTGGTGGATTTCTAGTAGGGATTACTTGGTTAATTGAAATCGGTTGCTCGAAATCCTCTACGTAACCACTTAGATGAACCAAACGAATTTTCTTCGACGTGGATGATGATCTCGAAGAAAAACACCCTCCCATCTTTTGTTTCTATAAAAAAACGAATCGAAACGACAAAATCTGAACGAAGAAAATGCTGGAGTAGGATAATTCTCTGAAAGGTTGCTGATGAGAATGAAAACTTAGAACTTTTGTATAGTTATTTATATATGCATATACATTAACAATATAGTGAATATACAATAGCCTATAGGCAATTAAAGATTTGACTATTGATGCATAGATGAATAAGTTTCTTTCTGACTAGTTACTCTTTGTGTATATCTTCTATGGCTATTTTGAAAGGCATAGAAGTTATTTATAGGTAAGAAACTTTGTAGTAGTGCAACGACCAAGCACAACCAAAAtcaaaaagtcacttttcaatCTTTTTTTTAGAAGCCATAATTTCTTACCAAATCGTAGGGAATGGGTTACTGACTTAAGTAGACATGGTCTTTTTTTTCTTTGGGCTAAGCTAATAATGCTACTTTAAACCATTGAATCAGTCAAAACAAATcataagtttttttttta from Lathyrus oleraceus cultivar Zhongwan6 chromosome 1, CAAS_Psat_ZW6_1.0, whole genome shotgun sequence includes:
- the LOC127137159 gene encoding uncharacterized protein LOC127137159 → MGGCFSSRSSSTSKKIRLVHLSGYVEDFEQPISINQVIPTRNPPTHFVCTSLQLLSSCSKPLKGDTQLQPGNVYFMLPYSILQADVSPVDLASLAKRLTAKAKTSRCEGKKLLKGVPLSNQDGLSSIWSSPSMSPGRVAGAEQFGMAYGGRSTCRGRLWRPLLDTIREKSFNRSSESDLKENQ
- the LOC127137135 gene encoding oxysterol-binding protein-related protein 4C isoform X2, producing the protein MEIANSIVLTKPFTLRTDSDSDSEENYSAPNLLQRILSLLKNVRPGSDLALFQLPPLFNFPKSQLQCYGESVYSTSSDLLSKCNTGITPIERLISVVTCSISTTRPPIFGLAPYNPVLGETHHVSKGNLNVLLEQVAHHPAVSALHATDQKENVEMIWCQYPVAKFNGTSVEAQVHGKRRLKLLNHGETYEMNSPNLFIRILPVPGVDWVGNVDISCVETGLAAELCYISQSFFGFGGSRRVIKGKIIDSSTSKILYKVNGHWDSTVTLKDTNNGEERVIYDAREVISRLQTPSVKDAESVWQTESALIWSKLSQAILNKDWEKAREAKKCVEEKQREELRERESKGVTWVPKHFTISQSKEGDWDCLPIQKWVPDSPIVTL
- the LOC127137135 gene encoding oxysterol-binding protein-related protein 4C isoform X1, with the translated sequence MNQRYILFSDSNINFIILTCIQMQEIANSIVLTKPFTLRTDSDSDSEENYSAPNLLQRILSLLKNVRPGSDLALFQLPPLFNFPKSQLQCYGESVYSTSSDLLSKCNTGITPIERLISVVTCSISTTRPPIFGLAPYNPVLGETHHVSKGNLNVLLEQVAHHPAVSALHATDQKENVEMIWCQYPVAKFNGTSVEAQVHGKRRLKLLNHGETYEMNSPNLFIRILPVPGVDWVGNVDISCVETGLAAELCYISQSFFGFGGSRRVIKGKIIDSSTSKILYKVNGHWDSTVTLKDTNNGEERVIYDAREVISRLQTPSVKDAESVWQTESALIWSKLSQAILNKDWEKAREAKKCVEEKQREELRERESKGVTWVPKHFTISQSKEGDWDCLPIQKWVPDSPIVTL